GTTCCATCAATGTGGTATTTGACCTTCATACCATTGTTACTTTCACTCTTTTTATTTGGTAGCTCCAGATCATCTTCAAATCTATATATAATGTATGAAAACTTTCAATTAGAGGCTTTGTAATATATTAATAAGGAAAGAAACTTGGAATTATTGTACAGGAACAAACCTTACAGATCTTGAATTACCAAAACCCATCTTCTCTTGAGTCTTTAGAACAATGAAGATACAGAATTTGGAgaagattctacaatttattaGTAGCTTATATTATAAACAAATAACATAAATTCATCATGTAAAGGAAGAGAACTTCTATATCTTTAGAAAACCTTTATTATGGAAACAACACCAACACCATTTGAAGTTCCAAAAGCAACATGAAAACAAGAGTATTTGCAGTAAGATTAAAGTATTAAGTAACCAAAAGCATGTAAATAAgatgagaataaaaaataatagaatgaaTGAATGCACTTTACTTAAGGGAGATAAGTGAGATCCTCAAGAATTTGCATTTGCTTCTGGTGTAAGcaaaaaactaactaattaaccATGTCACATTCAAATTCAACAAACTTATTAGCCTCTCATATATGAAGTAGTAGTGCCTGAAAGCTTGGTAGCTCTTCCTCCACCTTCTTTCTGAATTGAAAAACAGAAAGACGGTTCATTTTGCAGAATAGAGAATGAAAATAATGAGAGTTTCTCTATCTGATTCTGACTTTGATTGTTTTACATAAAAATTGTGCCACATGTGGCACCAAAGCATCCCCGtacgttaattaattaattgatgtaGGCATGTATCTAGCCATGTTATTATATTACGATGTTCATGCCAGAAAAAAATAATTCCACGCTTTTGTCAAACCATAATTATTTGCGTATATTGATGATTACCCTTCACTGTCTagagtattattattattgatataCTAATGTATATAACAATGCTATAACAAATAATATtgtttataacttttttttttatatcgaGCTAATTGAATGTTCATTATTACTAGATTTGCTATGAATCAGAAATTTTATCTAAGAGAATTAATGAATTATTTTATAGGTGAACTCTACCATACCCTCTCTAAAATAAAGGATAAATTACCCTTTgtgatatatataataattattgatAATTTTTATCAGAACTCCAAAATTTACGTTgtcttctcttttttttgtttcttttgaaaTTTAATAATAATGTCATTTTCATCATCTCCACCAAATACACATCTtccctaatttaaaaaaaaaactaatgcaTTGATGAAAGCATATTAAACTATTATAttgtcacaaaaaaaattaaattattattcagATAACAATAAGACAAAATGAAATAAGTATTTTAATATTCACATTCATctcaaatattaattaattattttattattcatgccATTAATTACCTACAAGAATTTTATTTATGGTGCAAATTCATATCTGTCATACAAACCCATATTCTCTTGCTTATCTCCGAACGTAATATCTTCTGATacgaaaaaaatttttagaaagaagaGAGCTGAAAAATTGATAGTTGTGATCATTGAAATTGGAGATTAAAAACGTAAGAACAAGTTCAAAATCCTAACTTAATTGATTGGAAATGGTGATTCGATTTGAAAggaattagaattttaaaattggaGAAGAAAAAGTGTATTTGGTGGGGACGATGAAAATCACATTGTTATCAAGTATCAAGTGAAACATAgcgtcaattgaaaagaaaagagaagataacgtGAATTCTAAAATTATAGTAGAAAGATAATTATCAATAATCACTGAATATATCACAAGAGgtaatttaccctttattttagAGAGAATATGATAAAATTCacctattttatatataaaataatatttaaatttttaacatttATTTAAGTGGACTTATTCGACAccgttaaattattttaaaataataaaatgatgAAATTGAGATAAGTGAAAGCGAAAATGATGAAAAGGAAGAGCAATGAAAGTGAAAATGATGAAATTGAGATAAGTAATAACATTTTGAAAGATCCGAGGAGGAGTTGACTGCGTTAGATACGCTGCCATTTGGAATCTTGACACGTGTTTCCTTCACTCTCACTCTCCATACCTCAGATGCATAATACAATTTCCTATTTTATAAANNNNNNNNNNNNNNNNNNNNNNNNNNNNNNNNNtttttttttaatgaaaaacaaATATCAAAAGGATGAAATCTGAAATAAATTCTTAAATTCTCAAATTAATTAAATAGAATGATACTGTTCCTGTATGAGCTTCTGTTTAATCTCTAGTTAAAAATATCGAttttttctactttaattttaGACACAAATGGAATGTGATATAAAACAATTCAAAGTTTTAATATATCTTCTAATTATTGATATCCACATAAAATGTttcaaattataataaatattaaatatcttATCATCATTATATACTTTGGTCTTAGGAATTTATCCATTGAAAATTGTTCATTTAAAAATCATAATATACAAATTCTTTGACCTAGTTGTGTGAAACTGAAGTTTCTAtctccttttcttgtttttcttttttccccctaaaaaaccaaaagaaaatagCAACCATTTTAATAACATGACAAAGTAAATAAAGCAATGACAAATTCCTTGCCTCGTTGGGAAGAGACACATACATTGTTAGGGAAACTTTGAACAAAATGCTTGTTTCATATAAGTTAAATGATTTTTTGgagtaatattttatttaaaatagaacCATATTAAATTAACTATTTATCTAATAATAATATCAGGCTTTttccatgaaaaaaaaaaattaaagaaatcaaTTTTGGAGGCCAATGAAATTCCAACAGCTAACAGCTTACAGCACAACATGAAGCCTCAAATTGTTTTCCTGTCGAGTGTCGGCACAACATTTCTACAGCCAGCACAGCAACACTCCAtaaccaaataaaataaaataacacacataacatattctttttttatttatttaaataaaagattTGAGGTATAAACAATTTACACAGTGAAATCGTTCTATGATTATTCTATTGAATTGAACTTTGTGCATTGCATGACAGTATAGTTGGCTATTTGCTATTatattgatttatgaattatgatttatcCTATACTACATGAATCACGGACACTTTGCTGAGTTACCTGTAAGTCAAACATATTTCGAATACGACACGCACTGACACTCATCTGACACatgtgtctgctgtgtccaaaccgtgtctcaataaaaaataaaaatttttttggacACACTTGGACACATCTAAATACTATCACGTGTCAGCATATCcggtcttattcttaatatatatttttaaaataaatttagatatagtatatattattatttattaaaataaaaaatattttaaatacttgatataattaaaataatatattaaaaataatttaaaaaattaatttatattttaatatcaatgaaatattaaaatatcattacgatttatcaaaaaaatactttatattttatatgtatgcgtgttcCCGTgtcatataaaattttaaaattcgcgtgtcgacATGTCCCGTATCATATCATATCGTATCCCGTatccgtgtcagtgtccgtgtATCATAGATCCTATGGTTCTATTTAAATCCTCTATACtatagcaagaagaagaagataagtgTATTTTATATATATGGAGAGTATAAAGGGTATGGAAACAAGGCTTGTGATAGCATTAAATGTGCAAGTGGCATTGGTTGTACCTTACAGAAGATCCATCTATCAAATTTGTTAACCCCAAAATACAGTGTGTATCCATACTCAGAGGACCCATCTCACAATGATTTTGGTTTCACACCTCTTCAGAACCATGTGGTTTTGGTTCAGAATTTGTATGACTTCAAAATTATACattcaaaaaatataaataactcCATAAAGTAGTATTATACTAGTATATAAAAGTTGTTATTTCTGATGAAGTAGAACACATATAAAGAAAattctaagaaaaaaaaaatgcaacaagCTAAGAACTAGAGAGGAGGAGGTCCTGGTTCATAAAGAGGAGGGAAGCAGCAACTGAATAAACCACAGCAGCACAGAAACCATAAGCTGAAATGTAGAATAAAACCAAACAAAACATGTTATAGGAGGATCAGTTCTAAGTTTGCATAACTCATTATGAAGCAAGGATAAGTGTTGTCTTACCATGTATCCAAGAATCCTCCATCAGGGGGAGCTTGACCTAGCAATGGTGTGCTTGGAGGAGGAGGATCCATCACCTACTTACAAGTTACAATAATGGTTACTTCTcaacaaagaaaaagtaagcatAGTTGATAGGTTTCTTACCATCCTTTCCTCAAGTCTTACCTTCATCTACCATTCAAACTTTGGATTCAAAATACAGCTAACAAAATAGTGTTAAGTCTTTCTATTTAAACACTTGAAAGTCAATCCTTATTCATTGGTTAAGACTAGCACtagtggaaaaaaaaaaaaaaaccaaagaaaTGTTGAGTGAAAATTGGGTACAAATAAATAGACCTAGCACTTATATCAGTACTACTGCTGAATACAAATGCAAAATGCTTATTTCTATTGCTGAATGCTGATTGTTACAAGTTCATCACATCCAATTCTTCTACAAATAAAGTAGAACTGGAATCACAATTACCTATGCTTATCTTTTCTGTACAAGAATACAAGGAACATATTCAAAGTTCTTAGCTATAAACAACTCTTATGTGCTCTACATTACAAAGGAAAGTGAATGAATTTAGATCAGCACCCTCTACATTCTTCAGTCTTCAGTATTCTGAACCTTTCTATGTTAATGTCATCAAGGAAAACGATTCGAACCTCGGTTCAGTTAGGTCTACCATTTCCTCTTCTGATGCATGCCAGCTCTCAGGAATTTTTGAAGTCAAGAGGATCAAACTCTCCATATACTCAGTTGAAAATGCATctacattttcattttcattcccAACAACATGAAGATTGTTTTCAGTATCTTGTGACATGAAATTACAATAAGCTAATCTGGCCGATGAAGAAGCTTGCCTTGCCTTCTCTGCATCCTCTGATTCCTTCACATGTCCAGATTAGAAAATAAGAAACATGATCAAACTAAATGCAGTTCAGAAATGTGGACAAGAGAGTGAAAGTGTGAACCTGAAAAAGGCTAAGTGGAATGCTTATTCTTCTTCTAGATTTTCCAGGGGAAATACTTGAAAGAATTTGAACAACCTCACTCATGGTTGGTCTTgtgtcaggatccaacagcaaacACTCTTTTGCTAAGTATGCCATTACCTTCACCTCTTCTTCTGGGAAGTTTCCTTTCAATCGCGGATCGATCAACTCTGTGATTAGTCTCCTGCTATCTTGCAACAGAGGAGTGGCCTAAAACAGAAAGAATGCTACTATCAATGATGGTAAATTCaagataaaatatataataataatatcaacTTAAGAAACCAAAACTAAATACATCAGATTCAAGAGAAGCTCTCCCAACAATTGCATACTCGGGTGCGAAATACCCGAATGTGCCCTGCATTCTCTCTGGAGAGCCAGGACAACTGGGTATGTCATCAGATATCAAGTTTTTAGCCATACCAAGATCAGTTATCTGCAATTCAGTCATATCAAAATCAACTTAATTAGAAGCATACTATAAATAATTAATGATTAACTATAAATTTGATACCAAACTCATACTTTTGCATGCCAATTTTCATCAAGAAGAATGTTGGTTGATTTGACATCTCTATGCAGAATTCTTGGAGCAGCTGCTTCATGGAGATACTCCAAACCCCTGGCAGCTCCCAATGCGATATTTACCCGAGTAGACCAACCCATGTTCTTTCCAAAAACTCCATCCAAACGGTCCCTCAAATTCCCATTAGGCATGTACTCAAACACTAGTAACCTATGAACATTTTTCCCTTTTAATTCTGAGCAGTATCCAAGCAATGGCACCAGATGACAATGATGAAGCCTAGACAATAGTTCAATCTGCAACAAGTGTTCCTTTAGTCTTATTTCCGTTTTCTTAAATCTAGACACTATAGAACATGATTAGTTACAACCTCAGTGAAAAATTCAGTGTCTGCTTCAGGTCCTCCTTCATCTTTTAATCGCTTAACTGCCACGTTACTTCCATCTTTAAGTCGTCCGCGGTATACATAACTACATCCACCAAGTCCAATTATGTTGGAAGTTGAGAAGTTTCCAGTGGCATTTTCCAGCTCAGAGAACGAAAATCGAATGATACTTCCATGAAAAGTTTCTCTATGGCTCCCAAACAGGAAAGAGGCCTTCTGAAAgcatcctatatatatatataacacagGAGGGAAAAGAAGGTCATTAATAACCAAAAGAGAAGTAGCAAAATATGAGAATTTCttcttgaatttgaatcaaagaacagTACCTGGAAAATGAATAGCAGCTTTTGTTTCTGGAACTGAAAATGTTCTATGACTAATTAAGTTGGAGGTACTATTGTAACTTGTTTCTTTATCTGATAAAACCATTGGTGATTGAATTGAACAGCTGTCTCTTCTGCAGACATAGTATAGAACTGAGGCAATAAATGCAAGAGTGCTGCATACAACACATATTAAAAGCACAACTACTATCACAGTCCTTGTTGAAATGTGTTTCTTGGAACCTAATGCAACGCTTTTGCTTCCTGCACAAGACTCAAAAGTCAAAACCATAAGAttagttgaaaaaaataattgaaaaaggcAAGAGACTAAGAAATGGTTTCAAGTCATGTTTTGAATCTACAAGGCTAAAATTAAGCAAAGGGTTTTAAATTGTTGTGTGCAACCGAAATTTCGGCATAGTCTAGCTGCATTAGTAAACTTTCAAGATggaagaaaaaaggaagaaagaagataAGATACCCCAGGTGCAGTTGCAGGATTTAAAGCAACTAGAGCTATGGCCACCTGCTGCCACTTTAGGGAATCCATTGGTATCACATATGCATGTCCATGAGGATTCACTATCTTCAGCATCTGCATAGAAGGTAAAGCAAATGCCATGAAAGGTTGAACACATAAAAAGCATTGCATGCTTACTAGTTAATATAAAAGCTTTAAAAGGTTACAAGTATACCTGAATGGCAATCACATGAGTGAGAACAATTAGAAAGAGAGTATCTATGGTTCCTTTGGAAAGAAGAACATCTACATTTCCACTTGTTTAGGTAAGTCTCAGAAGGTTCATCTGCTGATAACAACAACAAGAAGCAAAAGATCTAAGTAGAGATTAGTAGCTAACAATAAGGTAATCCTTCAATTAGAGAATCAATTACCAATTGCTTTATAAGCTATGatactaaactaaaccaaaccaaaccaaatgcATTATGAATGGTGGAACTAACCACAAAATGAGTGCTGAATCCATAGCAAGTTAATAGCAAGAACAGCTGCAACTTTAAGTTGAGACTTCATTTATTCCAACCCATAAGCTGCAAGGAAAGCAAAAGAACATTTATTTGTATACAATTGCAACCCCTACAAGAAGAGTGAGGATTAAACATATTAATGGCTTCAATATATTCAAAGTATATCAGAGTCAATCTGAAGAACAAACACTACTAACTCATGATCATGAGTGTATGCTTTGGAATCTATCTATTTTGCCACTATAGTTATAGAGATCATATCTGACAGAAAGataaatagcaaaagaaaaaacagcaaaaaaGTGGGCATTAATCATTGAATCCCATGGTTTTCAGTTATATTTGTATCTATCTAAGATGCAGAAAACTAAATGAGGGCCAATCATTTCATGCTTAATAAGGAGATACCAATTTTTGTGGGCAAGAGCTGAAAATTGGTAGGAAAGAAGGAATGAAAAACGTTTATCCCACAAACAACTGAGTTAAGTTCATCCATGATCCATCAAGTTCTGAAACAAAGATGAGATTGAGGTGATTGAAGTAGGGACTATATTGAAAGAGTTGCATATAGGATAGTTAATGCAATAAGATGAGGAATCACGGCACTGATTAATGTATAATGGACCCTTATTAGGACTAAATAAACAAGTGTGTTCAATTGGAGGAAGCCACATATATTGAAGTACACTTTATTACGTAAGACAACAAACATGTGTATATAAAACTTGTATAGAGCTATGTTTGCCGACGGCTTCAGATACTAGATACTATATCATACATGCAAGGACTATGAAATTGAATAGGGAAAAAAAATGTGAAAGTTTGTTTTAGCAAAACCTGTTCAAATTGTAGAGCTTAAGATCAAAGCATTATGTAAAACCCTTTTATTAATAAGGTACATTATAATAATAGAatctttttatgttcttatatatatatataatagaccGATTAAACTATCAGTATACAGTGATGCAGCTTCACCTTGAATACCCCTTAAAACCAGACCGATTAAACTATCACAGCTCTAATACCACTTGGAGAGCTCTTTATCACCTGAGAAACTttgaagacaccacatccaactcaaaactttgaaataataagttataaactcctcactctttcttgttttctttgatgtGGAACTAACTTTAACATTCttcacacttgcaacattaacagTTAATAAGGCTCTTTACCCTTTTGGCCTTTTTAAGTTTCACCAAATTAAAGTGAAGTGAAGTATATAACTATATATCCCTTAGCACCATGAATAACAGAAATGACATGATTAAGAATGAGGAAAGAGCAAAAGGCTAATGAGTAATGAGACAGATGAAAGTGGAAAGAGAGAGACCCCACTCGAATGGGTGCATTCTCTATTGATTATGTCCTTCACTAAACAAAACCACATGCATACAAAATAGGAAAATGAGGCTTAATTAATAAAGGGTCCATTTGATATACCACCCTCTCTTAAAGTGACCCCTTTGCTTACTGAAAGGGACCCTTCAACGCCTTTCTTTCTTTAGTCAAAAAACAAGGATGAAGTAttgtttttttaaaatatctttaatttttattttatttaattttgtctctGAAGTTTTTAGTTTATACAAAATATACttctaataattaaatttttaaaaatttaaaatcaatatNNNNNNNNNNNNNNNNNNNNNNNCAGTTGCCTATGATATCTGTGTAATAAGTCAAAGACTAATTTGTCATATATCAAAATGTGATGATaggagaaaattaaattttgtaacGAATTTGATGCGTGTTGCGTATACACCTAAGTAACTAAAAGTATAAGCTATCAACTGAACTTCTTGTTGGGCCTGAGGCTTGCTTATTTGTCTTATGTAGGCCTAAAGACCTTCTAGTTTGTCAGATATGGGCCTACATATGAATTTGAGCTTCGTCagtctttaaaatttaaatcacgttatttaccaaaaaaaaaaatttaaatcacgTTGgtaagttaaaataaataaataattaatttaaattgatgTAATGATATGCTCGTTAATTAAAGAGCACAACATCTCattttagtaaattaaaaagTCTAAATACTTGTATTTACAGTTTTTAAAAGCTAGGGGTACTTTTGAAAGCACAACAGCGGgaacttttttttttggtaaactttttattttttggtaaacACAGCGGGAGCTTTTTAAAACTGGCTTATACttatcaaattttatttattttttcgcatatatttttcGTTATTATATTGTCATTGAAATTCTCATATATTTCTAACTTCTCATCCTAACCTTTACAAATTATAACACagtcttcatatattttttattttttaacctaATCTTCACAAATTTCAACACAAATACATCTCTATCACATATTAAGTATGAACTtctatctatttatattatttttttgtgcgttgtttttgtattttttcagtAGATCTattatgtttgtttgttttttatctgTTCTTTGAAATGTGAAGAGATTGACTTAGCTTATGAAAACATCagtcaaaattataataacaacatgtatatacatatttaaatatagatatataattatAAGAGTAATTTATTTGAGATATGTGTTCAATTTTGTGTGATCTGTAAAGGTGAGCCAATATATATAGGTGGGCAATGGACGTACCCAGTACTAACATTGAATTacatacaaattttattattgactAATGATAACTCTATTTATATTAGTACAATCAAGTAAATATTTAAACtattagtctctaaaatttgagTTAGGTAACTTAGTAATTTTAATGATGATGTAtaggataaaataaatttttatgatacttatataaaattttaaatttaaaaaataaaagaatttatttattatatttatgtttattattaattttttttaaaattattttattttaaaatattatatagaattttaaagaatttgaaaaataaattatttttcgttataaatatgtttattataattttttaagttttaaaagtTGTTTTACCAAATATAATTGTGATGTTTGTacttattaaaagtcatttttaatttaattttaccaAACCCAAGTGCTGAGCTGTCTTTTAAAAGATAGCTTTCATAATCTATTTTCaaaaagtaaaaattttaccaaaccgaGCCTTAGGGTTTAACTATCTATCACCTATGAAAAAGTTATCAGGTATACCGAAAATATCGgtgttccagttgttttaacttttaactattgattttaattaatatatattatatatattttttataatttaaatcaacggttaaaacaactggaacacTGGTATTCTCGATATACCTAAAACTCTTCCTCACCTATATATTCTGTAATTGTAACTGTAATTACTGAATGCTCAGATCACTCATTTGCGTCTTCTGCACATTGCTGATATCATTTACAAAGACCATGCGTGCCGTAATCAGCATACCCATAGGGTTCTTCAACCTGATATTTTCATTGCTAAGTATTGAAGAGAAGAACTTCCTGAAGTTCTTGTTAGGATTGTTACTCGGCGTTCTTCTGACGGTTTCTTTTCCCCACATTAGGCAGTGATTCCAGCCCCTGCTTCCAACACGTTGGCCTCCTCGGCTGCCGATCACCTGGCGAAATGGATGTGCCTTATTGACGGATTTGGTTCGTGTACGCGCATCCTTTTCTGAGAATGAAACTGCTTTTGTAAATACCGAAGATCATCCTATGATTACCGAAGAATCAGGCTCAAGAAAGGTGCAGTCACCACCCACAGGAGTTAAGAAGAGAAATTAGAACTCTAaagatttttttcatttttagttaacTTTAATTGAAGTCAATCTTCAATGTATGAATTTTAAACTGTAAAATGCTGATCGTAgatcaaaatacataaaaatttcttcatttttagttaactttaattgaagtttttatttcttttaatatatatatatataaatatatatattcaNNNNNNNNNNNNNNNNNNNNNNNNNNNNNNNNNNNNNNNNNNNNNNNNNNNNNNNNNNNNNNNNNNNNNNNNNNNNNNNNNNNNNNNNNNNNNNNNNNNNNNNNNNNNNNNNNNNNNNNNNGCCTACATATTCATAAGTTCAATAAGTCTAAGACTAATTCGTCCTAGATCAAAAATGTGATGATAGgagaaaattatattttgtaacGGATTTGATGTGTGTTGTGTATACACCTAAGTTACTAAAAATATCAGCTATCAACTGAACCTCTCTTATTGGGCCTGAGGCTTACTTATTTGTCTTATGTGGGCCTAAGAACCTTCTAGTTTGTCAGATATGGGCCTACATATGAATTTGAGCTTCGTGAGTCGTTAAAATTTAAATCACGTTgtaagttaaaataaataaataattaacttaaaTTGGTGTAATGATATGCTCCTTAATCTACTTAAACAAGTGTCTATAcgcaataaattaattattggttTGTCCAACTGAAAATActatgagaaaaaaataaaaataataaaataaattgccCAACCAAAACAATGAACAAATTTCCGGTAAATTACATGCATGATAGTGTGATATTTCTAATTCATGAAGTATGAAGGAGAAACGAGGATCAAGTGACTATGATTTTACTAGTGAGACATGCTAAGCAAAAGATATTAAGATACAAGTAATACTATATCccagtaaatattattatttttggccaatatttagtcaataataatttgtaCATATATTTATAAATGTTTACacacataaattaatataatttgcatctataatttttaaaatttacatatataaagtagtaaaataataatttaatatttgtgctgaccaaataataactaaatatactaaaaattattgACCCTAagagtttttcttaaaataaaccTACTAAAAAAACTGAGTCTATGTAAAAAGCAACACCAAGAAATATGAAAAGAATGAGGA
The DNA window shown above is from Arachis ipaensis cultivar K30076 chromosome B08, Araip1.1, whole genome shotgun sequence and carries:
- the LOC107612997 gene encoding receptor-like serine/threonine-protein kinase NCRK isoform X1 (The sequence of the model RefSeq protein was modified relative to this genomic sequence to represent the inferred CDS: added 575 bases not found in genome assembly) → MKSQLKVAAVLAINLLWIQHSFCADEPSETYLNKWKCRCSSFQRNHRYSLSNCSHSCDCHSDAEDSESSWTCICDTNGFPKVAAGGHSSSCFKSCNCTWGSKSVALGSKKHISTRTVIVVVLLICVVCSTLAFIASVLYYVCRRDSCSIQSPMVLSDKETSYNSTSNLISHRTFSVPETKAAIHFPGCFQKASFLFGSHRETFHGSIIRFSFSELENATGNFSTSNIIGLGGCSYVYRGRLKDGSNVAVKRLKDEGGPEADTEFFTEIELLSRLHHCHLVPLLGYCSELKGKNVHRLLVFEYMPNGNLRDRLDGVFGKNMGWSTRVNIALGAARGLEYLHEAAAPRILHRDVKSTNILLDENWHAKITDLGMAKNLISDDIPSCPGSPERMQGTFGYFAPEYAIVGRASLESDVFSFGVVLLELISGQQPILRSAGREESLVIWATPLLQDSRRLITELIDPRLKGNFPEEEVKVMAYLAKECLLLDPDTRPTMSEVVQILSSISPGKSRRRISIPLSLFQESEDAEKARQASSSARLAYCNFMSQDTENNLHVVGNENENVDAFSTEYMESLILLTSKIPESWHASEEEMVDLTEPRFESFSLMTLT
- the LOC107612997 gene encoding receptor-like serine/threonine-protein kinase NCRK isoform X2 (The sequence of the model RefSeq protein was modified relative to this genomic sequence to represent the inferred CDS: added 575 bases not found in genome assembly), which translates into the protein MKSQLKVAAVLAINLLWIQHSFCDEPSETYLNKWKCRCSSFQRNHRYSLSNCSHSCDCHSDAEDSESSWTCICDTNGFPKVAAGGHSSSCFKSCNCTWGSKSVALGSKKHISTRTVIVVVLLICVVCSTLAFIASVLYYVCRRDSCSIQSPMVLSDKETSYNSTSNLISHRTFSVPETKAAIHFPGCFQKASFLFGSHRETFHGSIIRFSFSELENATGNFSTSNIIGLGGCSYVYRGRLKDGSNVAVKRLKDEGGPEADTEFFTEIELLSRLHHCHLVPLLGYCSELKGKNVHRLLVFEYMPNGNLRDRLDGVFGKNMGWSTRVNIALGAARGLEYLHEAAAPRILHRDVKSTNILLDENWHAKITDLGMAKNLISDDIPSCPGSPERMQGTFGYFAPEYAIVGRASLESDVFSFGVVLLELISGQQPILRSAGREESLVIWATPLLQDSRRLITELIDPRLKGNFPEEEVKVMAYLAKECLLLDPDTRPTMSEVVQILSSISPGKSRRRISIPLSLFQESEDAEKARQASSSARLAYCNFMSQDTENNLHVVGNENENVDAFSTEYMESLILLTSKIPESWHASEEEMVDLTEPRFESFSLMTLT